A stretch of the bacterium genome encodes the following:
- the larE gene encoding ATP-dependent sacrificial sulfur transferase LarE has translation MESILKEKFERLKKNIKKMGAFILAYSGGADSAFLLKVGHDVLGRNILAVTAQSETYPARELKEAVKLAKAIEARHMVIKTKELNNKNFKSNPPDRCYFCKLELFAKLADIAGKENIKWICDGTNRDDLKDVRPGRQAAKEFGVRSPLLEAGLTKEDIRRLSRELGLPTWNKPSMACLSSRIPYGEEITKENLVKIEKAEKFISILGFKSFRVRVHGNLARIELEALAIERLNRKNIREKIINKFKSLGFVYVTLDLQGYRTGSMNEEL, from the coding sequence ATGGAAAGTATTTTGAAGGAAAAATTTGAAAGGCTGAAAAAAAACATTAAAAAAATGGGCGCGTTTATACTGGCTTATTCCGGCGGGGCGGACAGCGCATTTTTGCTGAAAGTCGGACATGATGTGTTAGGCAGGAATATTTTGGCGGTTACGGCGCAGTCAGAGACGTATCCTGCAAGAGAATTAAAGGAAGCCGTGAAGTTAGCTAAAGCTATTGAAGCGAGGCACATGGTAATAAAAACAAAAGAATTAAATAATAAAAATTTCAAATCCAATCCTCCCGACCGTTGTTATTTTTGTAAACTTGAATTGTTTGCAAAACTGGCTGATATTGCAGGGAAAGAAAATATAAAATGGATATGTGACGGAACCAATAGGGATGACTTGAAAGATGTCCGTCCCGGCAGGCAGGCGGCAAAGGAATTTGGTGTCCGCAGCCCTCTTTTGGAGGCCGGGTTAACAAAAGAAGACATACGGCGGCTGAGCCGTGAATTGGGATTACCGACATGGAACAAGCCTTCAATGGCTTGTCTTTCCTCCCGGATACCTTATGGAGAAGAAATAACAAAAGAAAACCTTGTAAAAATAGAAAAAGCGGAGAAATTTATTTCCATTTTGGGGTTTAAATCATTTCGCGTGAGGGTCCATGGAAACCTTGCAAGGATTGAACTTGAAGCTTTGGCCATTGAACGGTTAAACAGGAAAAATATCCGTGAAAAAATAATCAATAAATTTAAATCACTGGGTTTTGTTTATGTGACTTTGGATTTGCAGGGTTAC